GGCTCTTTTGGTGTGAGAAAAGGTGCATGGACTGAGGAGGAAGATATTCTACTTAAGCAGTGCATTCAGAAGTACGGTGAAGGAAAATGGCACCTGGTTCCTGTCAGTGCAGGTATTATTTTAGAATCTAGAGTGAGTGAGAttgatttctcttttttctttggcaaACCAAGTTCCTTTGTTTATGTCTcctgtgtctttttttttagtttctgaGAAAATCTGTGaacacaacttttattataagaTTAATGTGGTTTATTGTGGTGGTTTATGTAAAAATGATAAGAAGCAGCAACTCACAATATGCTATATCAGAGTTGTTGCGAAAATCATGATTAAAAAAGATCTCTTCTTGagtaatttaaagaaaaactaagctatgttttaaataaataatgcagTATTGGCGGAGCttcttattttttcaataaatatgtttcatgcattttgcaGGCTTAAATAGATGTAGGAAAAGCTGCAGACTGAGGTGGTTGAACTACCTGAAGCCAAATATCAAGAGAGGAAACTTCGCCGCAGACGAAGTTGATCTTATGCTCAGGCTTCATAAGCTGCTAGGTAACAGGCAAGTCTCGCTAGCAATGAAATGTAATGTTTGCATTTAATTTGGATTTCTCTGGTTGGTGATGATGTTTGTTACATTTAATTGTAATGTTTTTTCTTATCTTAGAGATGGGGGACAGAGCCAAGTATTGGTCCAAGGGGGCCTTGGACCTCCTaaggtttagaaaaaaaaaaaaaaaaaaaaaaaaaaaaaaaaaaaaacttctaaatttAAGGCTGATTTAGAATTTGAgccttaaaaaattaaacttggcCCCTTGAACTATAAAATAttccaaataacaacaaaagttaactcaaaaaatattaaaataggcCGAAGAACAACAAAACTACCGTAGGGGATCATGTTATTTTGCCATTTGATCTTGACTTATTCCCTtgctagaaaataaataaataaaattctctctccatacatgaatattttttttttaattaatagtcCTATGAGTTCCTTGACATTTATCATTATATAGCTAAAACGGTTAATATAAGAAAGATGCCTCCCTTAATGGCCTCGAACAATCTGGTATCCTTCTTAATCCTCATGTCCTTGACATTTAACTTGAAGGCGGTTTGATACGCATTGATGTTCACACAATAAATAGATTACCTTCTCCAAATTAATCATAACCACAAGCAATGAAAAAGGAGTTCAATGCACTTGGAAAGACTCATACATATTGTTTGGTTGATGTAGCTCTAGGGAAATCTGCTATTGGACGTCAATAGGCataagaaaaaatgaagactCATTTTGATGGATTTTTTAGCTATACATTCCAGTTAAATGGTTCATATAGAAAAATAGGATTATGAATAGACATTTGCTCTTGTTTCTCATCTCCTCTGTGTGCACACACTAATCGAAGTTGTTACCTTTCGACATTGGCTATTCTTTCAAATGGATATAAAGAATGACTTCCTCAATGGTTATTTAAGTAAATAGGTCTATATGTAGCCTCTTCCTAAACTTTTACATCCACACCATGAGATCTATCATCTTTGTCGAGCTTATACGGCCTCAGGTAGACTTCTTGGACTTGGTTTGCTAAGTTCAACTCCACAATTTCTTGCCTTGGTATTCTACCAGTTCCTATTATTTTATCCTTTTCATTCTTTGCACTAACCATGACACTATGTTGACGAAATGATTATCACTGAAGATGACTTAGACAGTTAGACGGTATCTTGAAACTCAAGCAATTTCCCAGTCTGCAATTTTAAGACAGGATCTTGGTATATATGCTTAGTTATTTTCTTGGAGTTGAGATCTCTTTTTCTTTAGCTTGTTACtaactaaaaaacatcaaatATGCATTGGATCTTCTCTCGTACTAGACTCACTAACAGCAAAATTGCTAACACTCCAACAAAGTCCAACACTTGTTTCACCCCACAGGCCACAAGGTTGTTAGTCGTTTTGTGATGCCGCACTTCACAGACAACCCATTAGGAGTcttgtttaataaaatataatttttcactctcttttatttttagtttaaatataaaatttgataattatggtaattattaGTAGGAATTCATTACAATTGTCTTAGTAAACTGAAGaatatgattctcaaaaaaaaaaaaaaaaaaaaaaagtatagagaTTCTAGTTTAAATACAGCTCCTTCCTCGCTAAAAACCTAAAGTCATTTGCCACTAATTTTTTCCCTTATTGTTTATGCATGATAACATGGTCTTCTTTAGTAAACAGATTACAagttaatcaataattatttgaacttttctttttttctttttttctatagaTGGTCACTTATTGCAGGTAGACTTCCGGGAAGAACAGCTAATGATGTGAAAAACTATTGGAATACACACCTCCTCAAAAAGGGAAGTTCACACATCACCAAGCTGAAAGAAAAGCCCCAAGATATGGTGAAAGTGAACGTAATAAAGCCACAACCTTGGACCTTCTCCAAAAACTTAACTTGGTTAAGTGGGAAACCTGCAATTGTAGGAAGCTTTCAAAAAAAGGAAGATATCAGAGACATATCTCAAACACCAATGCAATCGGAGAGTAGGATTAACTGGTGGGAAAGCTTGTCAAATTGCGGGGAACTTGATGAGAGAGCCACATGTACGCAATGTGGCAGGTTGAATGAAGTGCCCAAAGAAACCTTTTGGGCGGAGGAAATGGTACCAGAGGCAAAAGTTGTGGGGGACACTCTAGATGAGGATGTCCTGAATTATTGGGGTGACTTATCTCTTGATATGGACCTTTGGGAGGTTCTCAATGCAGAATAGGAATAATCAtataaggcaaaaaaaaaacttgttttacaATGTACGTGTGTATAAAACATACTACTGTGTAAAACAAACACCGCCCCTGGTATAATAGTCTTTATATAGTTTTTCTTACTATTATCGATCCAGtgtttttccttattattattgtcCAAATTAATTGGATGTGTGGAGATTTATGAAATAAAAGGACTAGAGGTGGTGTTTATGACAGTTTAAAGTCTATCTTTATGTTTCCAATGTACAGACAGTTCCTGTACTGAATTCGTTTTATAATTTGTCTACACTCTACTCTTGTTATTTATTGTGGTCTATTGGAATGACTATAGCTGTTGAGATGAGAATATGGACCAACTTCTACGTATATACTTTTGCATAGAGCCTTAGCTTATACATGGCTCCACACAATTTTTCTTTCCTGAGGAATGCTCCAAAAGTTTTATTGAATTTACACCATCATTTTGAGTTTATACGTGGCATTTCATAGCCAAATCTATGAtagtatttaaaaaacaaagtcGCATTAAAATCCCTTCCAATCTTATAAggataaaaatgattaaaataaattgtttcccTCTATCTTCTTTCATTAGTTTTATTGTCCGACAGAGAGAAATGAGCCCCAGGAGGGCTGGCCTAGTGGGTGAGATCCCGCATGCAAGCACAAGGTCCCTTGTTCGAGTTGTGACGGGTACCATGTGGGGGGTGGGCTCCTAGCTTGCATTGCGCCTCATCTGCTGGCTCTCTTGGGGTGCTAGGATGAGGTCTGTGGCACCCCGGTCACAGTAGCTATGGCTTAATCCAACATTCCCTAGTATGGGGGTGCCCTTATTAAGTCATGTCTTAGTGGATAAGTCACATATGGTCGCCCTCGCCCCCCcttttgattatcaaaaaaaaaaaaaaaaaaaaaaagactgagAGAAATGAGGTGACAATTTTACTAATGTGAcaaatttgttaaatattataacTAACaatttcacacacacatatgtacAAGGGTTAAGGAACACGgtccccaaaattttgaaatttccctttatatatataattattttaatactttcaaaatttagcttacaaaaataaaagttgtcccccccccccccaatatttgaattatttgaattagtccaatgatactcttaaaaaaagtaattggtctaatagttatagaaacataactttatttttctcaattttattttttattataaaatgtttttttttttttttttggacaaaccAGACCTTGAAGCTTGGGAATTTATTCAAATCAGAAAAATTAATGGACACTCCGTAAAACAAGAGGGACAATGTCTGAGGGAATGTCTTCCAACCAGACCTGTAGACTTGACACTAAGTTCACTTTCTTTGCTAGAGCATCAGCGATTGAGTTACAAATTACGTGGTACATGATGAAATTCTACCAACTGAAAACCCAAAACTAGTGCACGAATGTCCTCTAAAATAGTTCCATAACTAGCCAGATCGCCAGTGGCTTTGTTAAGCACATTGATGATCACAACTGAGTCACCTTCAAACACCACTCGAGACAGGCCAATCTCTGCTACGAATTGCACAGCTCGACAGCGAGCTTGAGCCTTCACATCTGCTACTGATTGAGGCAGAGGGATAGTCATTGAAAGAGCTCCTATTGCTTCCCCAACATAGTCACGCACAATCACTCTAATGCCTGCTGAATTAGATGAGCTGAAGGTAGCCGCATTGAAGTTAACCTTATAAATATCATGGTCAGGGGGTCGCCACTGCTGCATAATGGCTGGACCTGGGGGCGCTGGGACCTCATTCTGGTCTACAAGGTATTGTTGGAGAAGGTTGCCTGCCATACTGCACAAATTGGAGAGAGGATGAACAGGCCGCCCAAAGTGACTAGCATTTTGTCTGTTCCACAAGAGCTAGGCTATGATTGAGAAGAGCTCCAGTCTGAAATCATCCCGAGATTGCATGAACATGGAGAGGAGATCGCTGAAGGACACAAGCTGGGATGATACATCTTGGTTGAACCAGTCCAGTGAGCGCCATACACATGATATTCTTTGCAATGCCAGAGAGCATGCAGAggtgaaagctcgaaaatgtgttaaaaacacgaGTTGTTTGGACCCCAAATTAAAAgattacggctagattgcttttactctaacttatctaagtgcggaaacaagagtaaatgaaatGCAATCAACCGATACTACtttagtgcataaacatgaacaacaaacaataaaagtaaagcacaagagtaagggaagagagatgcaaacacaagataacatggcaatgtgttatcgaagaggaaaccgaagaactcggcgaaaaacctctccgccatgctccaagcggtaaattgatccactagacaataagttagggtacacgaataacaagagaccctccaagcctaatttacccaatgtacctaagccctccaagctcttactTCAACAAGACTTCTcgaaaccgtgtcttgtctagttTTTCAGATCCCACAATATGcccaattgcatccaccaaacctcaccggcttcttttggaaaatccccaaagcttcccaacctccaaaacactctctacactctgaaaaggtgtgggttgtgtttgggtataaatttcctctcaaggtatgataatgggagagggaaggagaagaggctacaatgatttctcactaaggatgagtagctccctctctaaaagatgggtatGTTTGTTATAGAAAACCTATccagggtttttctctctgaatggcctTCTTacacttttgtgggtaatgagggtatatatagtataggtgaagagtaagaaagtcacacttaaaattcCTCTAGGCAGAGAGTCTCATGggtatctcgcgggaaggccttatcAGCGAAATACTTGCGAAATTGATAGTCTGGCATAACTCTTCAACTTCCAGTCATGTTCTTCTCACATGCCCTTTTCGCAGGAACCCTTTTCGTGAACTTCTCACGAGCTAGTTGTGAAATGCACTGATTTTCATTTCATActcgattcttcaccaactttatactaaacccaatacaataaaatcccacaaaatacaaggaacaaaattaaaataattacaacactttttgtcatggaataaagccaacataaaacatagttgtaaatcacaactttaaaAGAGGATCCTTGGGTAATTCTTTGCAGCCTTCACAAGTTGCTGTTGTGACAATGTGACGTCGATGGAGGTTTGCCATGGTTGGTAAAGCATTATTGCAAACTTTCCAAATGAAATGCTTAATTTTATTTGGAGCTCGAAAATgccaaatgcttttccaaaaATGCCTCTGAGCTTTCGGATTTGAAGTACCTGCACTAGAAGCCGAATCGCAAGATACAAGCAATTTATAAGTGCCACTAGTAGTGAACATACCCGAAGGTGTATAAGCCCAAATGATGTGGTCAGGGGAGAGCCTTTCACTTAGTGGAATGCCTAAGATTGACGAAGCTTCATGAGGTAGAAAATTTGTTGCACCAAATCAGCTTTCCACACTACACAATCATGGTCTATGAGCTCACTGACCTTAgaatctgtaaggttgaatttattcaatcatgtgttggctttattccgtgccaaattttcttgtattttagcaattagataccttgtatttaggtgggaatcatgtaagggttgtgtgtaagagagtgtgaagaaaactcaagatGTGTGCAAATCAAAGGAGTttcgcgactagatctcgcgactgactcgcgactggcaagttGCCAaagtggcacacgtgtgaagcatgcagggaaTTGAAGGATCACgacagctggagcactataggacaaaaatatatagtttagcCAGgtagttagctcgcgactcgtTCCAGTCATGAGGCCGAGTCACTAGAATGCCCTGTTTAAAAActaacttttcacattcctcacatacactactataaatacccttatacccacaaaatgtagagagcttttagagagaattttaagagagaaaccatagagaaaaacaagattgactcatccacaattttcatcatttgattctctaaattcctctactctcaccctttccattgacatatccttgagaggtacattttgccaaatccttatctcatcATACCCATATTAGTGAagaggtattttggtacttGGGAAACAGATTAGAGATGACTAATTTACTTGGTTAGTGCAATGGGCTTATTATGGGATTCgggaagctaaagaagacaaggttaagcgtaaccctgttggagcaagaagtttggagggcttaggtgcattgggtagattcggcttggagggtcttttgctattcatgtatcccaactgtattctttagtggatcatttgACCGCTTAGAGAGCGATGGAGAGGTTTTTTGTCGAGTTCTtaggtttcctcttcaataacatgtGTCGATGTTAtctttatgtttgcatctctcttcccttactctttacattttaattgctactgtgtttgtgattaattatggtttagagtgttttGCCTATTTGGTTATAGCTTATATACatcattccgcacatatattatttgtgtataagcttgtgttggtattgttaatattggaggtctaaacattcattagtgttttacacactagtTGAACTTTCAGAATCAATTGCCATCTGAGGGATCGGGGAGATGACAGACTTGCTCGACTATGCAGGCAGCCACTTATCCCTTTTAATTTGCACTGATTCACCATTTCCAATACGCCAAACCAGCCCTTTTCGGATCACATCTCTTGCATTAAGGATGCTTTTCCACGCATAAGACCCAACAATTGAGTCTTTAGCCTCTAAAATAAAGCAGTCCGGGAAAAATATAGCCTTGAATACATGATGACACAAGGAGTCTGGATTATTAATCATACGCCAAACTTGCTTAGCTAGTAGTGCATCATTGAACTTCTCAATTTCTTTAAAGCGCAAACCACCTACTTCTTTGGCCTTAAATAATTTCTCCGACTTCACCCAATGAACCTTCCTATTATTACCACTATATCCCTACC
This DNA window, taken from Quercus robur chromosome 2, dhQueRobu3.1, whole genome shotgun sequence, encodes the following:
- the LOC126714042 gene encoding transcription factor MYB114-like, which encodes MEGSFGVRKGAWTEEEDILLKQCIQKYGEGKWHLVPVSAGLNRCRKSCRLRWLNYLKPNIKRGNFAADEVDLMLRLHKLLGNRWSLIAGRLPGRTANDVKNYWNTHLLKKGSSHITKLKEKPQDMVKVNVIKPQPWTFSKNLTWLSGKPAIVGSFQKKEDIRDISQTPMQSESRINWWESLSNCGELDERATCTQCGRLNEVPKETFWAEEMVPEAKVVGDTLDEDVLNYWGDLSLDMDLWEVLNAE